Proteins encoded together in one Vigna angularis cultivar LongXiaoDou No.4 chromosome 5, ASM1680809v1, whole genome shotgun sequence window:
- the LOC128196672 gene encoding putative calcium-transporting ATPase 13, plasma membrane-type, which translates to MPPVGRVEPLITTLMWRNLISQALYQVMVQLVLELRGRSIFHVTNKVKNTIILNSFVLCQVFNELNARELENKNIIKGVGKNRLFIVIVSLTVVLQLVKVEFLKKIPNTERLTWEQWGVCVSIPALS; encoded by the coding sequence ATGCCACCTGTAGGTAGAGTTGAGCCACTGATAACTACACTTATGTGGAGGAACCTGATTTCACAGGCATTGTACCAGGTTATGGTACAACTGGTTTTAGAATTGAGGGGAAGATCAATCTTTCATGTTACTAACAAGGTCAAGAACACGATTATCTTAAATTCTTTTGTCCTCTGCCAAGTGTTCAATGAGTTAAATGCAAGGGAACtggagaacaagaacataatTAAGGGAGTTGGTAAGAATAGGTTGTTCATTGTAATTGTGAGCCTAACTGTTGTTCTTCAGCTAGTGAAGGTTGAGTTTCTGAAAAAGATACCCAATACTGAGAGATTGACTTGGGAGCAATGGGGTGTTTGTGTTAGCATTCCAGCTTTGTCTTAG